In Hoeflea ulvae, one genomic interval encodes:
- a CDS encoding aspartate aminotransferase family protein, which yields MSHVFARHTKIHPPVVASGKGCYLFDQSGKQYLDGSGGAAVSCLGHGDTDVIAAVKAQLDAIAFAHTGFFTSEPAEALADLLISRAPEGIDRVYFVSGGSEATEAAIKLARQYFVEKGEPKRSRLIARKQSYHGNTIGALSAGGNEWRRAQFGPLLLDVSHIDPCYDYRLRQADETPEAYGLRAANALEAEILRVGPETVMAFIAEPVVGATSGAVPPAPGYFKRIREICDRYGVLLILDEVMCGMGRTGTLFASEQDDVRPDIIAIAKGLGGGYQPLGAMLCSGEIYRAIEAGSGFFQHGHTYMGHPTACAAGLAVVGAIEERGLLPKVEDMGLLLRAGLQERFGEHPHIGDIRGRGLFVGVELVQDRETKQPFAPGDRIAPKIKTATFDAGLICYPMSGTIDGRSGDHVLLAPPYIITPDQVGELIDKLAIGIHAATGV from the coding sequence ATGAGCCATGTCTTTGCCCGCCACACGAAAATTCATCCGCCGGTCGTGGCTTCGGGGAAGGGCTGCTATCTGTTTGACCAGAGCGGCAAGCAATATCTCGACGGATCGGGCGGTGCTGCCGTGTCGTGTCTCGGCCATGGTGACACGGACGTCATTGCCGCGGTGAAAGCCCAGCTCGACGCCATTGCCTTCGCCCATACCGGCTTCTTCACCTCCGAGCCGGCCGAGGCCCTGGCGGATCTGCTGATTTCCAGAGCGCCGGAAGGCATTGACCGGGTCTATTTCGTCTCCGGCGGGTCTGAAGCGACCGAAGCGGCGATCAAGCTCGCCCGGCAATATTTCGTCGAGAAGGGCGAACCGAAACGCTCCAGACTGATCGCGCGCAAGCAAAGCTATCATGGCAACACCATCGGCGCCCTGTCGGCCGGCGGTAATGAGTGGCGGCGCGCCCAGTTCGGTCCGCTGCTCTTGGATGTGAGCCATATCGATCCCTGTTACGACTACCGTTTGCGGCAGGCCGATGAAACGCCGGAAGCCTATGGCTTGCGCGCCGCCAATGCGCTGGAGGCTGAAATCCTTCGGGTCGGGCCGGAGACAGTGATGGCCTTCATCGCCGAGCCGGTGGTTGGCGCCACATCGGGTGCGGTGCCGCCGGCTCCGGGTTATTTCAAGCGGATCCGCGAGATTTGTGACCGCTATGGCGTGCTGCTGATTTTGGATGAAGTGATGTGCGGCATGGGACGTACCGGAACGCTGTTTGCATCAGAGCAGGACGACGTCCGGCCGGACATTATTGCCATCGCCAAGGGACTTGGCGGCGGCTACCAGCCGCTGGGCGCGATGCTGTGTTCGGGTGAAATCTACCGGGCTATCGAGGCCGGCAGCGGCTTCTTTCAGCACGGCCATACCTATATGGGGCATCCGACCGCCTGTGCCGCGGGACTGGCCGTGGTGGGGGCAATCGAGGAGCGCGGCCTGTTGCCGAAGGTCGAGGACATGGGTCTGCTGCTCAGGGCCGGGCTGCAGGAGCGTTTTGGCGAGCACCCCCATATCGGCGACATCCGCGGCCGCGGCCTCTTCGTTGGCGTGGAACTCGTGCAGGACCGCGAGACCAAGCAGCCTTTCGCGCCGGGTGATCGGATTGCGCCGAAAATCAAGACCGCGACGTTTGATGCCGGCCTGATCTGCTATCCGATGTCGGGCACGATCGACGGCCGCAGCGGCGATCACGTTCTGCTGGCGCCACCCTATATCATTACCCCCGACCAGGTCGGGGAGCTGATCGACAAGCTGGCAATCGGCATTCATGCCGCCACCGGTGTCTGA
- a CDS encoding C45 family autoproteolytic acyltransferase/hydolase, which yields MTQASLTFDAVSESRPGPKWATRWARSWPAYEAWFTAGGGDNGPSRADCEAALARHMPELLPVYHRLVGLAGGSDRAARFLSTWCPPNYLGGCSLAALASHDAVRLVRNYDLSPNLNEGLLLHSEWTGRKVMGMVEFLWGLSDGINEAGLSIALAYGGRQITGPGFGITTILRYVLETCDTVDEALLVLQRVPSHMPYNVIVADANGATASVEIQAGGGATLAADIVATNHQHDGSQPDRAAFTRTFERAAHLRDIASLRGDPRQLAAHFLKAPLHQDRHGEGFGTLFTAEYDPLSHALTLHWPDRKWKQSLHDFAEGQTLIAYQDRQPVAPYRNAAQDIDWVAIGMLYASGNPPDWRDFVAQEVQAA from the coding sequence ATGACCCAAGCCTCCTTGACATTTGACGCCGTAAGCGAGAGCCGGCCCGGCCCCAAATGGGCGACCCGCTGGGCCCGGTCCTGGCCCGCCTACGAGGCATGGTTCACCGCCGGTGGCGGCGACAACGGCCCCTCACGGGCCGATTGCGAAGCAGCGCTCGCCCGCCACATGCCCGAGCTCCTGCCGGTCTATCACCGGCTCGTAGGTCTCGCAGGCGGATCCGACCGCGCGGCCCGTTTCCTGTCGACCTGGTGTCCGCCGAACTATCTCGGCGGCTGTTCGCTCGCGGCCCTGGCCAGCCATGACGCGGTGCGGCTGGTGCGCAATTACGACCTGTCACCGAACCTCAATGAAGGCCTGCTGCTTCACTCCGAATGGACCGGGCGCAAGGTCATGGGCATGGTGGAATTCCTCTGGGGCCTTTCCGACGGCATCAACGAAGCCGGGCTGAGCATCGCGCTCGCCTATGGCGGCCGCCAGATCACCGGTCCCGGCTTCGGCATCACCACGATCCTGCGTTATGTTCTGGAAACATGTGACACGGTCGATGAGGCCCTGCTTGTCCTGCAGCGGGTGCCTTCGCACATGCCCTATAATGTGATCGTGGCAGACGCCAACGGCGCCACTGCAAGCGTCGAGATACAGGCTGGCGGCGGCGCCACGCTTGCCGCCGATATCGTCGCCACCAATCATCAGCATGACGGATCGCAGCCTGACCGGGCCGCCTTCACCCGGACCTTCGAGCGCGCGGCCCATCTTCGCGACATCGCCAGCTTGCGTGGCGACCCCAGGCAGCTCGCGGCGCATTTTCTCAAGGCGCCATTGCACCAGGACCGCCATGGCGAAGGTTTCGGAACGCTGTTTACCGCCGAATATGACCCGCTCAGCCACGCCCTGACGCTGCACTGGCCGGACCGAAAATGGAAGCAGAGCCTACATGATTTTGCCGAGGGGCAGACCCTCATCGCCTATCAGGACCGGCAACCGGTTGCCCCCTACAGAAACGCCGCGCAGGATATCGACTGGGTTGCGATCGGCATGCTCTACGCCTCGGGCAACCCGCCCGACTGGCGTGATTTTGTCGCGCAGGAGGTCCAAGCCGCCTGA
- a CDS encoding biotin carboxylase: MPRKMLKNMSEIRRFFHRNEDPIYFISATNFNLLGIDEWCKNFKYICYLDCYDGRHPNVFCPSEQPHAEFQSIEDINNYLLQHKEVIDFIKRRGGNPKFVFLMFDEETERLANELGAVVWFPSAKLRTSMDNKIETVRVGNKAGVPSVPNVLAEVTSYENLRETCDKAGIGHDLVLQSAFGDSGHTTFFIKSEADFRSHADEIIGEGEIKIMKRIDCRGSAIEACTTSKGTIVGPLMTELVGFKELTPYRGGWCGNEIFSTAFPKKVREKARQLTFKFGEQLRKEGYSGYFELDFLIDTKTGDIWLGELNPRITGASSMTNHAAFAHADAPLFLFHLLDFSKVKFDLDITELNSRWADPDMIDSWSQMVVKHTEDSVDIITEAPQTGIYKMHDDGRVVFDRFDYHRRAVESENEAFFLRIQKPGDYRYEGADLGILVTRGRSMTNNFQLNDRAKKWIHGIKNSFVAKPLPAADVGPVYSEPAFKIL; encoded by the coding sequence ATGCCGAGAAAAATGCTGAAAAACATGTCGGAAATCCGCCGGTTTTTTCACCGCAATGAAGATCCGATCTATTTCATTTCCGCCACCAACTTCAACCTGCTCGGCATTGACGAGTGGTGCAAGAATTTCAAATATATCTGCTATCTCGACTGCTATGACGGCCGTCACCCCAATGTGTTCTGCCCCTCCGAGCAGCCGCATGCCGAGTTCCAGTCGATCGAGGACATCAACAATTACCTGCTGCAGCACAAGGAAGTTATCGACTTCATCAAGCGCCGCGGCGGCAATCCGAAATTCGTGTTCCTGATGTTCGATGAAGAGACCGAGCGCCTTGCCAATGAACTCGGCGCCGTCGTCTGGTTCCCGAGCGCCAAGCTGCGGACCTCGATGGACAACAAGATCGAGACCGTGCGGGTCGGCAACAAGGCCGGTGTTCCCTCCGTGCCGAATGTGCTGGCCGAGGTGACTTCCTACGAGAATCTGCGCGAGACCTGCGACAAGGCCGGCATCGGTCATGACCTGGTTCTGCAGTCGGCCTTTGGCGACAGCGGCCACACCACCTTCTTCATCAAGTCCGAAGCCGATTTCCGCAGCCATGCGGACGAGATCATCGGCGAGGGCGAGATCAAGATCATGAAGCGGATCGACTGCCGCGGTTCGGCGATCGAGGCCTGTACCACATCAAAGGGAACGATTGTCGGGCCGTTGATGACCGAGCTGGTCGGCTTCAAGGAGCTCACCCCCTATCGCGGCGGTTGGTGCGGCAACGAGATCTTCTCCACGGCCTTTCCGAAGAAGGTGCGTGAAAAGGCCAGGCAGCTCACTTTCAAATTCGGCGAACAATTGCGCAAGGAAGGCTATAGCGGCTATTTCGAGCTCGATTTTCTCATCGACACCAAGACCGGCGACATCTGGCTCGGCGAACTCAATCCGCGCATTACCGGGGCGAGTTCGATGACCAACCATGCGGCATTCGCCCATGCCGATGCGCCGCTGTTCCTGTTCCATCTGCTCGATTTCTCGAAGGTCAAATTCGATCTCGACATCACCGAGCTGAATTCGCGCTGGGCCGATCCGGACATGATCGACAGCTGGAGCCAGATGGTGGTCAAGCACACCGAAGACAGCGTCGACATCATCACTGAAGCGCCGCAGACCGGTATCTACAAGATGCATGATGACGGGCGGGTGGTGTTTGACCGTTTCGATTATCACCGTCGTGCCGTCGAGAGCGAGAACGAAGCCTTCTTCCTGCGCATTCAAAAACCGGGCGATTACCGCTATGAAGGCGCCGATCTCGGCATTCTGGTGACTCGCGGGCGTTCGATGACGAATAATTTCCAGCTCAACGACCGCGCCAAGAAGTGGATTCACGGGATCAAGAACAGCTTTGTGGCCAAGCCGCTGCCGGCAGCGGATGTCGGCCCGGTCTATTCAGAGCCTGCCTTCAAGATCCTCTAG
- a CDS encoding C45 family autoproteolytic acyltransferase/hydolase: protein MQHLWRSIDETDPGPKWAGLFAEYWPDYRVWWSSESVEARPTYWQCLQALKLHMPELLGLYEQLCELAGGGDEAARFLSLYNPPPYLSVCSQAVWTGAEPVLVRNYDYSPLAFDRLIMRTGWQGRTVLGTSDGLWGLVDGMNDAGLAISLTFGGRHVVGDGFGVPLILRYVLQTCETTEQAVAVLSRVPSHMSYNVTVLDAERNYITAYMAPDRPTLITKSAVATNHQEKVEWAAHARFTATVERERYLLQRMTMHRDTEEKFISAFLKPPLYSSAFADGFGTLYTAIYRPRLGQMELRWPLGTWPFDIHNFVEDQRMIHIPV from the coding sequence ATGCAACATCTTTGGCGTTCAATCGACGAGACAGATCCCGGCCCGAAATGGGCCGGGCTATTTGCCGAATACTGGCCGGACTACCGGGTCTGGTGGAGCAGCGAGAGCGTAGAGGCGCGGCCGACCTATTGGCAATGTCTCCAGGCACTGAAACTGCACATGCCGGAACTGCTGGGGCTCTATGAGCAGCTCTGCGAGCTCGCCGGCGGTGGCGACGAGGCGGCCCGCTTTCTAAGCCTCTACAATCCGCCGCCCTATCTGTCGGTCTGTTCGCAGGCGGTCTGGACCGGTGCGGAACCGGTCTTGGTGCGCAATTACGACTACAGCCCGCTGGCCTTCGACCGGCTGATCATGCGCACCGGCTGGCAGGGCCGCACGGTGCTGGGTACGTCTGACGGTCTGTGGGGGCTGGTCGACGGCATGAACGATGCCGGACTGGCGATTTCGCTGACATTCGGCGGCCGTCATGTGGTTGGTGACGGCTTCGGCGTACCGCTGATCCTGCGCTATGTGTTGCAGACCTGCGAAACCACCGAACAGGCGGTGGCGGTGCTGTCCCGCGTTCCCAGCCATATGAGCTACAATGTCACGGTGCTGGATGCGGAGCGGAACTACATCACCGCCTATATGGCACCCGACCGGCCGACGCTGATTACCAAATCGGCGGTTGCAACCAATCACCAGGAAAAGGTCGAATGGGCGGCCCATGCCCGTTTCACAGCAACCGTCGAGCGGGAGCGCTATCTGCTGCAGCGCATGACCATGCACCGGGATACCGAGGAAAAATTCATTTCGGCCTTTCTCAAGCCGCCGCTCTATTCCTCCGCCTTCGCCGACGGGTTTGGCACGCTTTATACAGCCATTTACCGCCCCCGGCTGGGGCAAATGGAGCTTCGCTGGCCCTTGGGAACCTGGCCATTCGATATCCATAATTTCGTTGAGGATCAGCGGATGATCCATATTCCTGTATGA